The Apium graveolens cultivar Ventura chromosome 6, ASM990537v1, whole genome shotgun sequence genome contains a region encoding:
- the LOC141666089 gene encoding uncharacterized protein LOC141666089 yields the protein MTGRLAAWTIELSQFYIEYKPRTAIKAQVLSDFVAECQFQAKAQSFDENHLRPWLLFVDGSSTADSAGAGIILISPGGFKVQQALKFEFPATNNVAKYEALIAGLRLATDLEAEIIDIFGDSQLVSKQISGEFKIHNEKMTQYLAKTQELLKKFSSWKLSNVDREENQWADCLAKLASSNLPSNLNPVYVDVPATPAIDEFSIN from the coding sequence ATGACGGGTAGACTTGCTGCGTGGACAATTGAATTGAGTCAGTTCTACATCGAGTATAAGCCTCGAACTGCGATAAAGGCCCAGGTCCTTTCAGACTTCGTTGCTGAGTGTCAATTCCAAGCTAAAGCCCAGAGCTTCGACGAAAATCATTTAAGACCGTGGTTACTATTCGTCGACGGATCCTCGACAGCCGACTCTGCAGGAGCGGGAATTATTTTAATAAGTCCGGGGGGATTCAAAGTCCAGCAAGCTCTAAAGTTTGAATTTCCAGCTACAAACAATGTCGCCAAATACGAGGCACTCATCGCAGGGTTAAGACTGGCGACGGACCTTGAAGCTGAAATTATTGACATATTCGGAGATTCTCAGTTAGTCTCTAAACAAATAAGCGGGGAATTCAAGATACATAATGAAAAAATGACTCAATATCTGGCAAAAACACAAGAACTACTCAAGAAATTCTCCTCATGGAAACTTTCGAATGTCGATAGAGAAGAGAACCAGTGGGCTGACTGCCTGGCCAAGTTAGCATCCTCCAATCTACCAAGCAATCTCAATCCGGTATATGTCGACGTCCCAGCAACTCCCGCCATCGATGAGTTTTCTATCAACTAG